In Calliphora vicina unplaced genomic scaffold, idCalVici1.1 scaffold_21, whole genome shotgun sequence, a single genomic region encodes these proteins:
- the LOC135963084 gene encoding uncharacterized protein LOC135963084, whose amino-acid sequence MYVDDVLAGFHTQQKSINARNELIRALDSAGFTLRKWTSNSKQILEDLPPDHLLHEEFLKLEDNSSAKTLGIRWNACSDNFYFAANPFPETENYTKRQVLSNIAKLFDPAGWLAPCIILAKILMQKIWIDGTGWDENLSPDALSQWKSFLSNYSVINTIRIPRWVDYHPNAKIQFHGFCDASEKAYAAALYVRVADSNSISTHLISSKTKVAPIKTLSIPRLELCGAVLLAEMIDNLLPQLDLNQYSLFCWTDSTISNEDYSSRFMFKLETRKLGSESIGFS is encoded by the exons ATGTATGTCGATGATGTCTTAGCTGGATTTCATACGCAACAGAAATCCATTAATGCAAGAAATGAACTAATCCGAGCTTTAGATTCCGCTGGCTTTACATTGAGGAAGTGGACATCAAATTCCAAACAAATCCTTGAAGATCTTCCACCTGACCATCTACTCCATGAGGAATTCCTGAAGTTAGAGGACAACAGTTCCGCGAAAACGCTTGGCATCCGATGGAATGCGTGTTCAGATAACTTCTATTTTGCTGCTAATCCATTTCCGGAAACTGAAAATTATACTAAGAGACAAGTTTTATCCAACATTGCGAAGTTATTTGATCCTGCTGGCTGGCTGGCGCCTTGCATTATCCTTGCGAAAATCCTTATGCAAAAAATATGGATCGATGGTACCGGTTGGGATGAAAATCTTTCTCCAGATGCTCTTTCTCAATGGAAATCATTTCTGTCAAATTATTCCGTCATCAACACCATTCGTATTCCACGATGGGTTGATTATCATCCAAATGCCAAAATTCAATTTCATGGATTCTGCGATGCGTCTGAAAAAGCATACGCGGCGGCATTATATGTTCGAGTAGCAGATTCCAATTCCATTTCCACTCATCTTATTTCTTCCAAAACTAAAGTGGCCCCTATTAAAACGTTGTCCATTCCGCGATTAGAACTTTGTGGTGCAGTTCTCTTAGCGGAGATGATAGATAATCTACTTCCACAGCTAGATCTCAATCAATATTCCCTTTTCTGTTGGACCGATTCCACCATT AGTAACGAAGATTACTCAAGTCGTTTCATGTTCAAATTGGAGACACGTAAACTCGGAAGCGAATCCATCGGATTTAGCTAG
- the LOC135963083 gene encoding uncharacterized protein LOC135963083: MAALPPERSEITRPFANTGIDFAGPFDVKSYSGRACRISKGYVCVFVCFSTKAIHLEATSDLSTQAFLAAFSRFVSRRGCPLNLYSDNGTTFVGASRILAREFVQTSQQRIVADYAHQNISWHFIPAAAPHMGGLWEAGVKSFKTHFRKIAGCYKYTFEELSTLLSKIESCLNSRPISPISTDPTDLCALTPGHFLIGTPILSHIDPQVDDSSISLINRWQRLKLIHQNFCLRWKHEYLKEMNKRIKWQRPEVDIQEGSMVVIKDENLPPNSWRLGRIVKIYSGSDNRVRVADVLTQRGLITRPIVKLVLLPAA; this comes from the coding sequence ATGGCAGCCTTGCCACCGGAAAGATCCGAAATAACCCGTCCGTTTGCTAATACTGGCATAGACTTCGCAGGACCATTCGATGTCAAAAGTTATTCCGGCCGAGCATGCAGAATTTCCAAGGGATACGTATGCGTATTCGTGTGTTTCTCCACAAAAGCGATCCATCTAGAAGCCACTTCAGATTTGTCCACACAAGCATTCCTTGCGGCCTTTAGTCGTTTCGTTTCTCGTAGAGGATGTCCGCTAAATCTTTATTCCGATAACGGTACTACATTCGTAGGTGCTTCTAGGATTCTGGCAAGGGAGTTTGTTCAAACATCCCAACAACGCATCGTAGCTGACTATGCTCATCAAAACATATCCTGGCACTTTATTCCAGCAGCGGCTCCGCACATGGGAGGACTTTGGGAGGCTGGAGTCAAGTCTTTCAAGACTCATTTCCGCAAGATAGCAGGCTGCTATAAATATACCTTCGAGGAGTTATCAACTTTATTGTCCAAAATAGAATCGTGTCTTAACTCCAGGCCAATTTCTCCAATTTCAACGGATCCAACCGACTTATGCGCACTGACACCAGGACACTTTCTTATTGGAACGCCAATTCTATCACATATCGATCCGCAAGTTGATGATTCTTCCATTTCCTTAATAAACCGGTGGCAAAGACTCAAGCTTATACACCAAAACTTCTGTCTGCGTTGGAAACACGAGTATCTCAAAGAGATGAACAAACGCATTAAATGGCAAAGACCTGAGGTAGATATCCAGGAAGGTTCTATGGTAGTTATTAAGGATGAAAACCTCCCACCGAACTCGTGGCGACTCGGTCgtattgttaaaatatattcagGTTCGGATAATCGCGTTCGCGTAGCCGACGTTTTAACACAGCGCGGCTTAATAACTAGACCTATCGTTAAACTTGTGTTATTACCAGCCGCATAG
- the LOC135963082 gene encoding uncharacterized protein LOC135963082, with amino-acid sequence MPKDSSKSSSSGSLSRYNAYPCRICKRPHPLRTCRKFLAMSISDRLRAVRVNKYCVNCLAHDHSQGRCFSKHGCKHCRKFHHTLLHVNPRLVKDLLPSRSRSRSKTPNPEPSNSSSRKESLSLNSENGPSTSKSATLTAIIRQNTLILLPTILAKIGSTTSHARCLLDSGSPISRVSKRLVDKLELTAYSLQGETICPITLKSRYDSNSKIEGTFRVDNRITTHTPTQSLPESYKKNFRDLFLADSKFYESASIDIIIGVDIYPKVICQGVFSRVGFPTAQSTIFGWTIYGPCSL; translated from the coding sequence ATGCCTAAAGACAGTTCAAAATCTTCATCCAGCGGATCACTAAGTCGATACAATGCCTATCCGTGTCGTATCTGTAAACGTCCTCATCCACTCCGAACTTGCAGGAAATTTCTCGCTATGTCCATCTCCGATCGTCTTCGTGCAGTCCGTGTCAATAAATATTGCGTTAATTGTTTGGCACATGACCACTCTCAAGGCAGATGTTTCTCCAAACATGGGTGCAAACACTGTCGTAAATTTCATCACACTCTTCTGCACGTAAACCCTAGACTAGTAAAAGACCTTTTGCCCTCCCGATCTCGATCTCGTTCAAAGACACCAAACCCAGAGCCATCCAACTCCTCAAGCAGAAAAGAGTCGTTGTCCCTTAACTCCGAAAATGGACCATCCACTTCAAAGTCTGCGACCTTAACGGCAATCATCCGTCAAAACACTTTGATACTTCTTCCTACGATTTTGGCAAAAATTGGATCAACAACATCACACGCTCGTTGCCTATTAGATTCTGGGTCACCAATTAGTCGTGTTTCCAAAAGGTTGGTCGACAAATTAGAGCTAACAGCGTACTCACTGCAAGGTGAAACTATTTGTCCAATAACTTTGAAATCGAGATACGATTCCAATTCGAAAATTGAAGGCACTTTCCGCGTGGATAACCGAATAACGACACATACTCCTACACAATCCTTGCCCGAGTCTTATAAAAAGAACTTTCGCGACTTATTCCTGGCAGATTCGAAGTTCTATGAATCTGCCTCCATTGACATTATCATTGGGGTAGATATCTATCCAAAGGTTATATGTCAGGGAGTTTTTTCCAGAGTAGGGTTTCCAACTGCTCAGAGTACAATTTTTGGATGGACGATTTACGGCCCATGTtccttataa